From Vanrija pseudolonga chromosome 1, complete sequence, a single genomic window includes:
- the pheA_1 gene encoding Phenol 2-monooxygenase, translated as MPAFQDGQRETELPKGAIETDVLVVGSGPAGGAAALFLAELGIPAIMITKYRYTANTPRAHITNQRTMEIMRDMGIERQVEAEATEHAQCGDTVFCTSINGEEIGRILTWGVHPARQADHTLASPSSMCDIPQTYLEPILVQNASKRGTHTRFSTEYISHKQDDKGVVATVRDRLTGEQYEIHAKYMIGADGARSIIAQELALPTIGKMDIAGSMNITFKADLAAHVSDRPSVLYWVIQPGANIGGIGAGLVRMVRPWNEWLIVWGYDISKPPPSIDDEAAIGIVRSLVGIPDLDVEITGRSLWGNNELYATHLQQGRVFCAGDAIHRHPPSNGLGSNTSIQDSYNLVWKIAQVVKGHADPSILETYSTERAPVAKQIVTRANKSSREFVHLFDALGIRPGMAPEDMAKEIEERKAPTKAGAKKRADLVTAMDLKNYEFNAHGVEMGQFYESDIVVSDGTRPKGDKDADLYYRVSTSPGARLPHAWVGSRTNKVSTLDLAKYNTYTLFTGTTGAAWAEAAKKVAAELGVPLTAVIIGPQQTAEDLYYDWARQREVDEDGALLVRPDKHIAWRSISMAKDPAAELSGALKKVLGRK; from the exons atgccAGCTTTCCAGGACGGACAGCGCGAGACCGAGCTCCCAAAGGGCGCGATTGAGACCGACGTGCTCGTTGTGGGCTCTGGCccggcaggcggcgcggcggccctcttcctcgccgagctgggtaTCCCCGCCATCATGATCACCAAGTACCG CTACACCGCCAacaccccgcgcgcgcacatcACCAACCAGCGCACGATGGAGATCATGCGCGACATGGGCATCGAGCgccaggtcgaggccgaggcgaccgaGCACGCGCAGTGCGGCGACACGGTGTTCTGCACGTCGATCAACGGCGAGGAGATTGGGCGTATCTTGACCTGGGGTgtccaccccgcccgccaggccgaccacaccctcgcgtcgccgagctcgatgtGTGACATCCCGCAG ACCTACCTCGAGCCCATCCTCGTCCAGAACGCGTCCAAGCGCGGCACGCACACGCGCTTCAGTACAGAATACATCTCGCACAAGCAGGACGACAagggcgtcgtcgcgaccgTGCGCGACCGCCTCACGGGCGAGCAGTACGAGATCCACGCAAAGTACATGattggcgccgacggcgcgcgcagcatcATCGCGCAggagctcgccctccccaCCATCGGCAAGATGGACATTGCCGGTTCGATGAACATCACTttcaaggccgacctcgcggcgcacgTCTCCGACCGCCCGTCGGTGCTCTACTGGGTCATCCAGCCGGGCGCCAACATCGGGGGGATCGGTGCCGGCCTCGTCCGCATGGTGCGCCCGTGGAACGAGTGGCTCATCGTCTGGGGCTATGACATCagcaagccgccgccgtcgatcgacgacgaggcggccattGGGATCGTGCgcagcctcgtcggcatcccGGACCTCGACGTGGAGATCACTGGCAGGAGCCTGTGGGGCAACAACGAGCTGTACGCGACCCACCTGCAGCAGGGGCGTGTCTtctgcgccggcgacgcgatCCACCGCCACCCGCCGTCGAACGGCCTCGGCTCCAACACGTCCATCCAGGACTCGTACAACCTCGTCTGGAAGATCGCGCAGGTTGTCAAGGGCCACGCCGACCCGTCCATCCTCGAGACGTACTCGACCGAGCGCGCCCCCGTCGCCAAGCAGATCGTGACGCGCGCCAACAAGTCGAGCCGCGAGTTTGTGCACCTCttcgacgcgctcggcatcAGGCCCGGCATGGCGCCCGAGGACATGGCcaaggagattgaggagcgcaaggcgccGACCAAGGCCGGTgccaagaagcgcgccgacctggtCACTGCCATGGACCTGAAAAACTACGA GTTCAACGCGCACGGAGTCGAGATGGGCCAGTTCTACGAGTCGGATATTGTCGTGTCGGACGGCACAAGGCCAAAGGGggacaaggacgccgacctgTACTACCgcgtctcgacgtcgccgggCGCGCGCCTCCCGCACGCGTGGGTCGGCTCGCGGACGAACAAGGTCTCGACGCTCGACCTGGCAAAGTACAACACGTACACGCTGTTCAcggggacgacgggcgcggcgtgggccgaggcggcgaagaaggtcgccgcggagctcggcgtgccgctcaCGGCCGTCATCATCGGCCCCCAGCAGACCGCAGAGGACCTGTACTACGACTgggcgcgccagcgcgaggtggacgaggacggcgcgctgctcgtgcgGCCGGACAAGCACATTGCGTGGCGCTCAATCAGCATGGCGAAGGACCCGGCCGCGGAGCTGAGTGGCGCGCTGAAGAAGGTCCTTGGGAGGAAGTAG